The stretch of DNA GTCCACATTCGACTGGCCCGAACTCGATTACAGTTGCCAACTGGTGAAGCTGCGCGGCTACCAGCCAGTCGCTGTCGGTCAGGCCTTGGCGGTCACTCTGGCAGAGCTTGTGGGTGAGAGTTTCTGCGGTGTCACGGCTGTCTTTGGTGCCTCCGTAACCGAATTTGCGGTGGCCCATCAAGGGCGAGAAATCGCCCGAGTGGTGATTCCCCGCGGTGGTGACTGGATTGATGAGCAGCTCACGACGATGTCGAGCTCGAAACTTAATCCACACGAGCGAAATCTGGAGACAGATCGAATTGATGCGGATGTCCGTCATCTGCTGAGTATTCAGAAGGCGCGGCATGATCGGGAGCAGGCCTCACGGGCACCTTCAAATGAAGCACATGCTTCTATGATGGTCGAGGGGCGTTATGCCGATCTGTATCGACAGTTTCTGATGGCGGTTCTTTCGGAAGCTGGTCGAAGGCTGCATCAGGTGGCGGCACTCGCGAACTTCCCGCAACCGACAGTACTGGCCTACGCGGGTGGTCTCAGCCGGGCCACGGGATTTCCGACAATGCTGAAAAATGCCATGCGGCAAATCGACTGGCCGATTGCGATTGAGTCGTATCGATCAGCCGAGCTTTCGCCCTTTGGTGTGGCTCGTGGCTGCCTGATTCATGCGGCCCTGGAAGAACTGGCGACACAAAAGCCAGCAGCCTGATTTATCGTGGAATGTAGCG from Planctopirus ephydatiae encodes:
- a CDS encoding disk-shape morphogenesis protein volactin is translated as MSMGLDLGTSVFRSVRAHGRELRARRFPASYVMIPDQPANRQKLERSEGLFVPCGEHLVVLGDAALELARSRSLPLYPLLPGGKLDMRDALSRQIMAAMVDAVLPEAKTPGEICCLTVPSTRMAETQIALSGDLLDDQRSTFDWPELDYSCQLVKLRGYQPVAVGQALAVTLAELVGESFCGVTAVFGASVTEFAVAHQGREIARVVIPRGGDWIDEQLTTMSSSKLNPHERNLETDRIDADVRHLLSIQKARHDREQASRAPSNEAHASMMVEGRYADLYRQFLMAVLSEAGRRLHQVAALANFPQPTVLAYAGGLSRATGFPTMLKNAMRQIDWPIAIESYRSAELSPFGVARGCLIHAALEELATQKPAA